A window of Chlorocebus sabaeus isolate Y175 chromosome 14, mChlSab1.0.hap1, whole genome shotgun sequence contains these coding sequences:
- the GCKR gene encoding glucokinase regulatory protein isoform X2: protein MPGTKRFQHVIETPEPGKWELSGYEAAVPITEKSNPLTQDLDKADAEEIVRLLGQCDAEIFQEEGQALPTYQRLYSESILTTMVQVAGKVQEVLKEPDGGLVVLSGGGTSGRMAFLMSVSFNQLMKGLGQKSLYTYLIAGGDRSVVASREGTEDSALHGIEELKKVAAGKKRVIVIGISVGLSAPFVAGQMDYCMNNTAVFLPVLVGFNPVSMARNDPIEDWSSTFRQVAERMQKMQEKQKAFVLNPAIGPEGLSGSSRMKGGSATKILLETLLLAAHKTVDQGIAASQRCLLEILRTFERAHQVTYSQSPKIATLMKSVSTSLEKKGHVYLVGWQTLGIIAIMDGVECIHTFGADFRDVRGFLIGDHSDMFNQKAELTNQGPQFTFSQEDFLTSILPSLTEIDTVVFIFTLDDNLTEVQTIVEQVKEKTSHIQALAHSTVGQTLPIPLKKLFPSIISITWPLLFFEYEGNFVQKFQRELSTKWVLNTVSTGAHVLLGKILQNHMLDLRISNSKLFWRALAMLQVIPIALLSLLFRCSITEAQAHLAVAPSVCEAVRSALAGPGQKRTADPLEILEPDGQ from the exons ATGCCAGGCACAAAACGGTTTCAACATGTCATTGAGACCCCGGAGCCTGGCAAGTGGGAG TTGTCTGGGTATGAGGCAGCTGTGCCAATCACAGAGAAGTCAAACCCACTGACCCAGGACCTAGACAAAGCAGATGCTGAGGAAATTGTTCGACTGCTGGGACAATGTGATGCTGAGATCTTCCAGGAGGAGGGGCAAGCCCTGCCCACATACCAG AGACTCTACAGCGAATCCATTCTGACCACCATGGTACAGGTGGCTGGGAAAGTTCAGGAAGTGCTGAAG GAGCCAGATGGGGGGCTGGTTGTGCTGAGTGGAGGGGGTACCTCTGGCCGGATGGCATTCCTCATGTCG GTGTCCTTTAATCAGCTGATGAAAGGTCTGGGACAGAAATCTCTTTACACCTACCTCATTGCAGGGGGTGACAG GTCTGTGGTGGCCTCTAGGGAGGGGACAGAAGATAGTGCCTTACACGGGATTGAGGAACTGAAGAAG GTGGCTGCTGGGAAGAAGAGGGTGATTGTTATCGGCATTTCTGTGGGACTCTCT GCTCCCTTTGTGGCAGGCCAGATGGACTACTGCATGAACAACACAGCTGTCTTCTTGCCAGTCTTGGTTGGCTTCAATCCAGTGAGCATGGCCAG AAATGACCCCATTGAAGACTGGAGTTCAACATTCCGACAAGTAGCAGAGCGGATGCAGAAAATGCAGGAGAAACAGAAAGCTTTTGTGCTCAATCCTGCCATCGGG CCCGAGGGTCTCAGCGGCTCCTCCCGGATGAAAGGTGGAAGTGCCACCAAGATCCTGCTGGAAACCCTGTTATTAGCAGCCCATAAGACTGTGGACCAGGGCATTGCAGCATCTCAAAG ATGCCTCCTGGAAATCTTGCGGACATTCGAGCGAGCTCATCAGGTGACCTACAGCCAAAGCCCCAAGATTGCCACCCTGATGAAAAGTGTCAGCACCAG TCTGGAGAAGAAAGGCCACGTGTACCTGGTTGGCTGGCAGACCCTGGGCATCATCGCCATCATGGATGGAGTAGAGTGCATCCACACCTTTGGCGCTG ATTTCCGAGATGTCCGTGGCTTTCTCATTGGTGATCACAGTGACATGTTTAATCAGAAGGCTGAGCTCACCAACCAG GGTCCCCAGTTCACCTTCTCCCAGGAGGACTTCTTGACTTCCATCCTGCCCTCCCTCACGGAAATTGACACTGTGGTCTTCATTTTCACCCTGGATG ACAACCTCACGGAGGTGCAGACTATAGTGGAGCAGGTGAAAGAGAAAACCAGCCACATCCAGGCCCTGGCACACAGCACCGTGGGGCAGACCTTGCCG atcCCTCTGAAGAAGCTCTTTCCCTCCATCATCAGCATCACATGGCCACTGCTTTTCTTTGAATATGAAGGAAACTTCGTCCAG AAGTTCCAGCGTGAGCTAAGCACCAAATGGGTGCTGAATACAGTGAGTACAGGTGCTCATGTGCTTCTTGGGAAGATCCTACAAAACCACATGTTGGACCTTCGAATTAGCAACTCCAAGCTCTTCTGGCGGGCACTGGCCATGCTGCAG GTGATCCCCATCGCCTTGCTGAGCCTCCTATTCCGGTGCTCGATTACTGAGGCTCAGGCACACCTGGCTGTAGCTCCTTCTGTCTGTGAGGCTGTCAGGAGTGCTCTTGCTGGGCCAGGTCAGAAGCGCACCGCCGACCCCCTGGAGATCCTAGAGCCTGACGGTCAGTGA
- the GCKR gene encoding glucokinase regulatory protein isoform X1, which yields MPGTKRFQHVIETPEPGKWELSGYEAAVPITEKSNPLTQDLDKADAEEIVRLLGQCDAEIFQEEGQALPTYQRLYSESILTTMVQVAGKVQEVLKEPDGGLVVLSGGGTSGRMAFLMSVSFNQLMKGLGQKSLYTYLIAGGDRSVVASREGTEDSALHGIEELKKVAAGKKRVIVIGISVGLSAPFVAGQMDYCMNNTAVFLPVLVGFNPVSMARNDPIEDWSSTFRQVAERMQKMQEKQKAFVLNPAIGPEGLSGSSRMKGGSATKILLETLLLAAHKTVDQGIAASQRCLLEILRTFERAHQVTYSQSPKIATLMKSVSTSLEKKGHVYLVGWQTLGIIAIMDGVECIHTFGADFRDVRGFLIGDHSDMFNQKAELTNQGPQFTFSQEDFLTSILPSLTEIDTVVFIFTLDDNLTEVQTIVEQVKEKTSHIQALAHSTVGQTLPIPLKKLFPSIISITWPLLFFEYEGNFVQKFQRELSTKWVLNTVSTGAHVLLGKILQNHMLDLRISNSKLFWRALAMLQRFSGQSKARCIESLLRAIHFPQSLSDDIRAAPISCHVQVAHEKEQVIPIALLSLLFRCSITEAQAHLAVAPSVCEAVRSALAGPGQKRTADPLEILEPDGQ from the exons ATGCCAGGCACAAAACGGTTTCAACATGTCATTGAGACCCCGGAGCCTGGCAAGTGGGAG TTGTCTGGGTATGAGGCAGCTGTGCCAATCACAGAGAAGTCAAACCCACTGACCCAGGACCTAGACAAAGCAGATGCTGAGGAAATTGTTCGACTGCTGGGACAATGTGATGCTGAGATCTTCCAGGAGGAGGGGCAAGCCCTGCCCACATACCAG AGACTCTACAGCGAATCCATTCTGACCACCATGGTACAGGTGGCTGGGAAAGTTCAGGAAGTGCTGAAG GAGCCAGATGGGGGGCTGGTTGTGCTGAGTGGAGGGGGTACCTCTGGCCGGATGGCATTCCTCATGTCG GTGTCCTTTAATCAGCTGATGAAAGGTCTGGGACAGAAATCTCTTTACACCTACCTCATTGCAGGGGGTGACAG GTCTGTGGTGGCCTCTAGGGAGGGGACAGAAGATAGTGCCTTACACGGGATTGAGGAACTGAAGAAG GTGGCTGCTGGGAAGAAGAGGGTGATTGTTATCGGCATTTCTGTGGGACTCTCT GCTCCCTTTGTGGCAGGCCAGATGGACTACTGCATGAACAACACAGCTGTCTTCTTGCCAGTCTTGGTTGGCTTCAATCCAGTGAGCATGGCCAG AAATGACCCCATTGAAGACTGGAGTTCAACATTCCGACAAGTAGCAGAGCGGATGCAGAAAATGCAGGAGAAACAGAAAGCTTTTGTGCTCAATCCTGCCATCGGG CCCGAGGGTCTCAGCGGCTCCTCCCGGATGAAAGGTGGAAGTGCCACCAAGATCCTGCTGGAAACCCTGTTATTAGCAGCCCATAAGACTGTGGACCAGGGCATTGCAGCATCTCAAAG ATGCCTCCTGGAAATCTTGCGGACATTCGAGCGAGCTCATCAGGTGACCTACAGCCAAAGCCCCAAGATTGCCACCCTGATGAAAAGTGTCAGCACCAG TCTGGAGAAGAAAGGCCACGTGTACCTGGTTGGCTGGCAGACCCTGGGCATCATCGCCATCATGGATGGAGTAGAGTGCATCCACACCTTTGGCGCTG ATTTCCGAGATGTCCGTGGCTTTCTCATTGGTGATCACAGTGACATGTTTAATCAGAAGGCTGAGCTCACCAACCAG GGTCCCCAGTTCACCTTCTCCCAGGAGGACTTCTTGACTTCCATCCTGCCCTCCCTCACGGAAATTGACACTGTGGTCTTCATTTTCACCCTGGATG ACAACCTCACGGAGGTGCAGACTATAGTGGAGCAGGTGAAAGAGAAAACCAGCCACATCCAGGCCCTGGCACACAGCACCGTGGGGCAGACCTTGCCG atcCCTCTGAAGAAGCTCTTTCCCTCCATCATCAGCATCACATGGCCACTGCTTTTCTTTGAATATGAAGGAAACTTCGTCCAG AAGTTCCAGCGTGAGCTAAGCACCAAATGGGTGCTGAATACAGTGAGTACAGGTGCTCATGTGCTTCTTGGGAAGATCCTACAAAACCACATGTTGGACCTTCGAATTAGCAACTCCAAGCTCTTCTGGCGGGCACTGGCCATGCTGCAG CGGTTCTCTGGACAGTCCAAGGCTCGATGCATCGAGAGCCTCCTCCGAGCGATCCACTTTCCCCAGTCACTGTCAGATGATATTCGGGCTGCTCCCATCTCCTGCCATGTCCAGGTTGCACATGAGAAGGAACAG GTGATCCCCATCGCCTTGCTGAGCCTCCTATTCCGGTGCTCGATTACTGAGGCTCAGGCACACCTGGCTGTAGCTCCTTCTGTCTGTGAGGCTGTCAGGAGTGCTCTTGCTGGGCCAGGTCAGAAGCGCACCGCCGACCCCCTGGAGATCCTAGAGCCTGACGGTCAGTGA
- the GCKR gene encoding glucokinase regulatory protein isoform X3: protein MPGTKRFQHVIETPEPGKWELSGYEAAVPITEKSNPLTQDLDKADAEEIVRLLGQCDAEIFQEEGQALPTYQRLYSESILTTMVQVAGKVQEVLKEPDGGLVVLSGGGTSGRMAFLMSVSFNQLMKGLGQKSLYTYLIAGGDRSVVASREGTEDSALHGIEELKKVAAGKKRVIVIGISVGLSAPFVAGQMDYCMNNTAVFLPVLVGFNPVSMARNDPIEDWSSTFRQVAERMQKMQEKQKAFVLNPAIGPEGLSGSSRMKGGSATKILLETLLLAAHKTVDQGIAASQRCLLEILRTFERAHQVTYSQSPKIATLMKSVSTSLEKKGHVYLVGWQTLGIIAIMDGVECIHTFGADFRDVRGFLIGDHSDMFNQKAELTNQGPQFTFSQEDFLTSILPSLTEIDTVVFIFTLDDNLTEVQTIVEQVKEKTSHIQALAHSTVGQTLPIPLKKLFPSIISITWPLLFFEYEGNFVQRQGFSMLPRLVANS, encoded by the exons ATGCCAGGCACAAAACGGTTTCAACATGTCATTGAGACCCCGGAGCCTGGCAAGTGGGAG TTGTCTGGGTATGAGGCAGCTGTGCCAATCACAGAGAAGTCAAACCCACTGACCCAGGACCTAGACAAAGCAGATGCTGAGGAAATTGTTCGACTGCTGGGACAATGTGATGCTGAGATCTTCCAGGAGGAGGGGCAAGCCCTGCCCACATACCAG AGACTCTACAGCGAATCCATTCTGACCACCATGGTACAGGTGGCTGGGAAAGTTCAGGAAGTGCTGAAG GAGCCAGATGGGGGGCTGGTTGTGCTGAGTGGAGGGGGTACCTCTGGCCGGATGGCATTCCTCATGTCG GTGTCCTTTAATCAGCTGATGAAAGGTCTGGGACAGAAATCTCTTTACACCTACCTCATTGCAGGGGGTGACAG GTCTGTGGTGGCCTCTAGGGAGGGGACAGAAGATAGTGCCTTACACGGGATTGAGGAACTGAAGAAG GTGGCTGCTGGGAAGAAGAGGGTGATTGTTATCGGCATTTCTGTGGGACTCTCT GCTCCCTTTGTGGCAGGCCAGATGGACTACTGCATGAACAACACAGCTGTCTTCTTGCCAGTCTTGGTTGGCTTCAATCCAGTGAGCATGGCCAG AAATGACCCCATTGAAGACTGGAGTTCAACATTCCGACAAGTAGCAGAGCGGATGCAGAAAATGCAGGAGAAACAGAAAGCTTTTGTGCTCAATCCTGCCATCGGG CCCGAGGGTCTCAGCGGCTCCTCCCGGATGAAAGGTGGAAGTGCCACCAAGATCCTGCTGGAAACCCTGTTATTAGCAGCCCATAAGACTGTGGACCAGGGCATTGCAGCATCTCAAAG ATGCCTCCTGGAAATCTTGCGGACATTCGAGCGAGCTCATCAGGTGACCTACAGCCAAAGCCCCAAGATTGCCACCCTGATGAAAAGTGTCAGCACCAG TCTGGAGAAGAAAGGCCACGTGTACCTGGTTGGCTGGCAGACCCTGGGCATCATCGCCATCATGGATGGAGTAGAGTGCATCCACACCTTTGGCGCTG ATTTCCGAGATGTCCGTGGCTTTCTCATTGGTGATCACAGTGACATGTTTAATCAGAAGGCTGAGCTCACCAACCAG GGTCCCCAGTTCACCTTCTCCCAGGAGGACTTCTTGACTTCCATCCTGCCCTCCCTCACGGAAATTGACACTGTGGTCTTCATTTTCACCCTGGATG ACAACCTCACGGAGGTGCAGACTATAGTGGAGCAGGTGAAAGAGAAAACCAGCCACATCCAGGCCCTGGCACACAGCACCGTGGGGCAGACCTTGCCG atcCCTCTGAAGAAGCTCTTTCCCTCCATCATCAGCATCACATGGCCACTGCTTTTCTTTGAATATGAAGGAAACTTCGTCCAG agacaaggtttctccatgttgcccaggctggttgccaactcctag